Genomic window (Mustela erminea isolate mMusErm1 chromosome X, mMusErm1.Pri, whole genome shotgun sequence):
atatagagagagactcTCTCATCtcactttgtctttctctctctttcaaatttgAATGCATTCTAACAACCACATTGTTTTCCCCACTACGTATGTTTTTTgtcatactttatatttttattttgtgtttccctTAACTTATTGTAGTAATTGTTAATTTTACTACTATTTCTCCTTTAACCTTTAACTAGCTTTATAACTGGTTAATCTGCTACCATTACTATGTATTTGCCTTACCAGcaagattttacctttttttttttttaaaaagatttatttatttatttatttatttgacagacagagatcacaaggaggcagacaggcaggcagagagagaggaggaagcaggctccctgctgagcagagagcccaatgcggggcttgatcccaggatgctgggatcatgacctgagctgaaggcagaggcttaaccctctgagccacccaggtgtcccaagattttactttatatgttttatatgttaatGTCTTTTTTCCAGATTAAAGAAGACCCTTTAATATATGttataaggctggtttagtgttgATCAACTCCTTTGGCTTTTGCttgtcttgaaaaaaatgtatttctccttcAGTTCTGCTTAGTAGCTTTGCCAGGTAGTATATGCTTAGTTGGAAGTTCTTTcccttcagcactttgaatatatcattgcTACTTCTTTCTGGCCTATAGAGTTTCTGCTGAAGAGTTGACTCATCATCTTACGTGGTTCCATTGTAGGTACCAACTTGTcttccttttgctgcttttaagattctctttttatcTTCGTTGTTTGACATTTTCATTATAATGTTCTTGCTGTGGATATCTTTGagttcatcttatttggaactctGTGCATCCTGGACCTGgaaatctctttccttctccacatTAGGTATGTTTTCAGCCgttgtttcttcaaataacttGTCTGCtccttttttgttctcttttctttttggtacccctataatgaaaatgttattctGCTTGAGCTGTCCCATAGGCTTcttaagctatttttatttttttaaaattctcttttcttcctgttgttCTACCCAGGTAAGTTCTACTGCCTTATCTTCCAGGTCACTGATGCATTCTTCTGTATCATCTAGTCTGCTGGTGAGCCcttccagtgtatttttcatttcagttattgtattcgtCAACTTTTTTGTttggtacttttaaaatattttctgtctctttgaggaagttctcactgtgttctttTACTCTGTTCCTCAATTTGGTGAGTATGTTATGTCCCTTAATTTTAACTTCTATTAAGGAAATTATTtatctctggttttgttttgttttgttttttccagtatggccctgtttatttttacataagtCAGGCTAGAATGAACTGTAgagtttttaagaatatattgaGTGACAGACAGCAATTACATCAAGTGATCTGAACAAACATGCATAGGTAACAAAACACTTTTCAAAGTAGAATATGTTATCACTAACCCATTTGGTTCCTTGTTTCTAAATTAAGACTACTTGATTTTctagaggaggaagaggtggcTTTCTCAGCTTGTTAGTGGTCCAAATTCTACTGAAGTTTGTGGGAGAACTACCTCCAATCAGGAAAATGCTTCTGTCTAGAAGAGGATTCCAGTTCTATCAGCAGAGGGAACTTGACCTTAAAAATCTAGGTCAAGAATTTATAGGATGAGTCACTGGAAAACTGAATTGTACAGAGATAggtaaaaatcatttgaaagaaTCTGTGAGCTTTAAGGTTAGTAACATTTTCAGGGATGTGGCTTGTGAGGAAAACCACCAACACTACATAGATAGTGAACAAAGCAGAAGAATCTTTTGACTAAAGTGGGGAAGacagttgaaaaaaatatttacactaaAGAAAGGGTTcagaataaaatactatttataggATGTTAAAAAGTTAATCTTCAGCCATAATGAGGCCTCTCCGAGCTCCTaaaatctttgctttcttttttcgtctttgctcatgctgtttccGTTGTTCCTCCCTAGTCTGGAGAGGAGGTTCTTTGTAAGTTTTCTTGTGGAAGCTAACTGTTTACATGTTCCTTcagagaattattttctttagattGACCCCATGGTTTCAGTTTGCCTTTGTGTGGCTCATAGTTGAGGGGACGAGACAGACTTGCTTTGAGATCAAACACTGGCTTCTTACTGGAGACTGGAGTCTGTGCTGCCTGAGTTGTCAGCTTGAATGATGTAACAACAGAAGCAGAATTCCCAGTTGTGGTCTTTATCTTGTATATCCCGAGCACAGCCTGGCCTTTCAGGGTATTCCCAGATATGGTCACATGTGGAGACTTTCTGGCTGGAGTCTTGGTCAGTGAACAGTTATGCTCATTATCTTTGGTAGCAGCTGAAAACCTGACGTTCATTTTAGTTGCCGAGAGCACAGAACTCTTGGCAGAGCCCTTCCCACACAAGGTGCTCCTGCCCGCAGCATCCAGGGGCTGGCCCTGCGAGCGGCGCTGGCTGGTAGGAGTGCAAGCCAAGGGGAGCCTTCCCCAGAGAGGAACTGGAGTCACCACTGTGCCCTTGGTGGCTGGCTGCTTCTTCAGTTCATGAAATGCATTGTgttcttcaaaatttttcttttttctctcaatatATTGATCGATGGACTCCATTTTCTTAAAACGAGCCTCATGAAGCTTCTTAAAGTTTGGAGTTGTGCTTatagttcttttgctttttccaggTTTGGAAAACCCATCTGTGTAGAGagacttttttccttctgaaggtACCTTTGAATCTTCAttaccatttcttcttctttttcctgaggAAACGGCATTCTCCTCTCCTTGGCTCTCATCTGGTGGTGAAGACGCTTCTGCAACTGTTCTGAGATCCTGGTGTTCCTGCTTCTCCTGATTCTGGAATTCAGTGTGATCACTCACTTTAATCTCTGAATGATCCTGGGTGTCAGGGTTCCTGAGGACTGTCCTGCACCTTCTGGTTTTGGTGCCATGACCAAGCGGCTCCCTCTCAGTTTGTTCCTGGCCATGGCTCTGAAGCTCAGCCTCCTCACAGGATGATGCAGAGGTCTGACTTCCATCGTGGAAAGAAAGACATTCATCTGTCACGTCctgattctcattttctttttttgcctcgAGTTTAAGGTGGGCATCCAAGGCTTTTAACAACTTGTCTGCCCTCAGGTTAGCCCGGAGGCCCAGATTCTTGGCTAGGATCTGAAGGTCGCTGTACTTGAAGGAGTCCAGCTCCTCAAGGGAGGGCACGGCCCTGGCGAGCTGCATCCAGGCGACCACAGTGAGAACTTGTACTCCACCTTCTGCAGCACAGCTGAAAACTCTGGCGCCActatctctgttttttaaatgtctttttctgaggttttgttttgtcctttatTTGGGATCACattcttttgtctcattttgctttagtctctgtttctgtgtattaggcAAAACAGCTATACCTCTCCCAGTGTTGAAGGAGTAGTCCTGTATAGGAAATGGATCTTACTGTTCAACCTTGCCCTAGCTCTTAGTTGTCTGTTGTACTTTTGTGATTGTCTAAGTAGCccaatttattctatttattttctattttatttatttatttctatttctgtttattatttatatagatCCCAGGTTTTGAGGGCATGCCAGGACCTGTCAGTGTTCCAAAGGGAATGAACTCAGTCAGTACATAGATTTAGATTGATTAGACACCAGACCCTTAGGCAGtagcttttaaagtatgcaaaaatATACATTCTTGTGGGGCTGCAATCATGGACCCTGATGACCTTCAGATTAGATTAGGAAGTGTCCCCTGGGTGATAGCAGCATGAATCAGAGCTTCAGGTGAGAATATAAAGTCCTTTCTGAGAGGTACCAGTAAGTTGTTGAGAGGCCAAGGTAGGGTATGCAGTTGGTGTCCTCCTGAGTTTTTCTCTAGATTTGAGATGTGTGGCAAACCTGAAGCCTGTCCCTTTGAATGGTGCTCCAGGGCAAATAAATAGACCTCTTTCACATGGAGACTGCGGAGGTGGGGGGTGTTTTAGTTCCATGTCTGGGTAGTGCCTGTGTGTGGTATCCTGCTGAGAACTGTTCTTAAGATGTTAACAGTTCCATGAGGCCCAGGATTGTAAGCCCTTCTACAGATAGGCACTCAAGGAATATTTCCTGTCCACACAGGGCTTGCCCACTTGTTTTAGTGAGACTGTTAGAGACTGTTGGGAATGGGACATGCTGGCAGGCTTAACAAGGTCAGGAAAGGGTTCTGGGGCCAGGGCACAGCACACCTGTGGCTTTAGTGAGAATTGGAACAAAGTGCACATCAGTTGCTTTAGCAAGGCCGGGAAAGAGTTTGGGGAAGGGCATGCTTATAGTGTTAGCAAATTTGTGCCCACATGTGCCCATCTCCACTAGTGAGGCTGAGGGATAGTATAATAAATGGTGCTCTGCACTATCTATTCATGGGCAAAATAATAACTCATCCTGGCTCCCCTGGCAGATGCTTTAATATTAGCAActgaatatttacatataatctGTTTACCTCTCAAACTGCTGCTTTGTTTGAACTCCAGTAAAGTTGTATCTCAGATCCCCAACCGATCCCCTAATTTAAgccctgtgggtttttcaaagccagatgtttttGGGGCCTCATATCTCTGGTTTTGTTTCCAAGGTTTGGGGTGCCCCTTAGGGATAGGCTCTCTTTGTGAAATCCCTCCTTCTTGTGTGTTGCCATGCTGAGGGTGgagtttttggaaaaattttgcCTCTGTATCTTGCTTATGGcccttttatcctttgttgtgaAAGATGCTGTTCAGCTAATTTTCAGTG
Coding sequences:
- the LOC116583590 gene encoding LOW QUALITY PROTEIN: nucleolar and spindle-associated protein 1-like (The sequence of the model RefSeq protein was modified relative to this genomic sequence to represent the inferred CDS: inserted 2 bases in 1 codon); its protein translation is MQLARAVPSLEELDSFKYSDLQILAKNLGLRANLRADKLLKALDAHLKLEAKKENENQDVTDECLSFHDGSQTSASSCEEAELQSHGQEQTEREPLGHGTKTRRCRTVLRNPDTQDHSEIKVSDHTEFQNQEKQEHQDLRTVAEASSPPDESQGEENAVSSGKRRRNGNEDSKVPSEGKKSLYTDGFSKPGKSKRTISTTPNFKKLHEARFKKMESIDQYIERKKKNFEEHNAFHELKKQPATKGTVVTPVPLWGRLPLACTPTSQRRSQGQPLDAAGRSTLCGKGSAKSSVLSATKMNVRFSAATKDNEHNCSLTKTPARKSPHVTISGNTLKGQAVLGIYKIKTTTGNSASVVTSFKLTTQAAQTPVSSKKPVFDLKASLSRPLNYEPHKGKLKPWGQSKENNSLKEHVNXVSFHKKTYKEPPLQTREEQRKQHEQRRKKKAKILGARRGLIMAED